Proteins from a single region of Nerophis ophidion isolate RoL-2023_Sa linkage group LG10, RoL_Noph_v1.0, whole genome shotgun sequence:
- the LOC133560712 gene encoding cytosolic beta-glucosidase isoform X2: MHVTKGAGGWHADGKGPSIWDTFCHEGRVCGGQTGDVSCNSYELWEKDLACIRQLGLTHYRLSLSWARLLPDGTTGHVNQKGVQYYNKVIDDLLSSHVRPLVTLYHFDLPQALQDQGGWKAPLMAAIFDSYARFCFQTFGDRVKLWLTINEPHVCAKLGHEDAVHAPGIKEPGTAAYLVGHNMLRAHAMAWHSYHSLYRPTQGGMVSLAINSDWLEPLRSDCADDVAASNRCLVFTLGWFAWPLFVTGDYPETMRAAIDAQSCKVGYNGDSRLPTFSEHEPPVLGTADFFALNYYTSRKVKAERKCKKGMSMKNDRDVEEVFDPDWTICGVSWLAVVPCGLRKLLKYIKDTFRNPAVYITENGFSQVGPVVMEDAQRADFYKDTIQEVEKAIREDGVDVRGYFAWSLLDNFEWAEGFSNRFGLFHVDFSDAGRKRTMYRSGLEYAKLISKYKAVHPK; the protein is encoded by the exons atgcatgttacaaaaggtgcag GTGGCTGGCACGCAGACGGCAAGGGTCCAAGTATCTGGGACACTTTCTGCCATGAGGGGAGAGTGTGTGGGGGGCAAACTGGCGATGTATCCTGCAACAGCTATGAATTGTGGGAAAAAGATTTGGCGTGCATCAGGCAGCTTGGACTGACCCATTATCGTCTGTCTCTGTCCTGGGCACGCCTCCTTCCTGATGGGACCACGGGGCATGTCAACCAAAAAG GTGTGCAGTACTACAACAAGGTCATTGATGATTTGCTGTCAAGTCACGTGCGCCCTTTGGTGACGTTGTACCACTTCGACCTGCCTCAAGCCCTCCAGGACCAAGGTGGATGGAAAGCGCCCCTCATGGCCGCCATATTTGACAGCTATGCCCGCTTTTGCTTCCAAACGTTCGGCGACCGCGTCAAACTTTGGCTCACTATCAACGAGCCGCACGTATGCGCCAAGCTGGGCCATGAGGACGCCGTCCACGCTCCGGGGATAAAAGAACCGGGAACAGCGGCATACCTGGTGGGCCACAACATGCTGCGAGCCCACGCCATGGCTTGGCACAGCTACCACTCCCTCTACAGGCCAACGCAAGGCGGAATGGTGTCGCTTGCGATCAATAGCGACTGGCTCGAGCCGCTACGCTCCGACTGCGCTGATGACGTCGCCGCTTCCAATCGCTGCCTAGTGTTCACTCTTGGATGGTTTGCCTGGCCGCTGTTTGTCACAGGGGATTATCCTGAAACGATGAGAGCTGCCATTGACGCTCAAAGCTGTAAGGTGGGATACAACGGCGACTCAAGACTTCCTACTTTCTCAGAACATGAACCTCCTGTGCTTGGCACTGCGGACTTCTTTGCCCTGAATTACTACACATCCCGAAAGGTCAAAGCTGAGAGGAAATGCAAGAAGGGGATGTCCATGAAGAACGACCGTGATGTGGAAGAAGTCTTTGATCCTGATTGGACTATTTGTGGAGTGTCATGGCTGGCTGTGGTGCCTTGTGGCTTACGGAAGCTCCTGAAATACATTAAG GACACTTTCCGTAACCCGGCGGTCTACATCACTGAAAACGGCTTCTCTCAAGTGGGACCGGTGGTAATGGAAGATGCTCAGCGTGCTGACTTTTACAAGGACACAATCCAGGAAGTGGAAAAAG CAATCAGAGAAGACGGCGTCGACGTCCGCGGATACTTTGCATGGTCGCTCCTGGACAACTTTGAATGGGCGGAAGGATTCAGCAACCGCTTCGGATTGTTCCACGTGGACTTTTCCGACGCGGGGAGGAAGCGGACGATGTACCGCTCAGGCTTGGAGTATGCAAAGCTAATCTCAAAATACAAAGCTGTGCACCCTAAATAA
- the LOC133560712 gene encoding cytosolic beta-glucosidase isoform X1: MFPRDVAWGAATAAYQIEGGWHADGKGPSIWDTFCHEGRVCGGQTGDVSCNSYELWEKDLACIRQLGLTHYRLSLSWARLLPDGTTGHVNQKGVQYYNKVIDDLLSSHVRPLVTLYHFDLPQALQDQGGWKAPLMAAIFDSYARFCFQTFGDRVKLWLTINEPHVCAKLGHEDAVHAPGIKEPGTAAYLVGHNMLRAHAMAWHSYHSLYRPTQGGMVSLAINSDWLEPLRSDCADDVAASNRCLVFTLGWFAWPLFVTGDYPETMRAAIDAQSCKVGYNGDSRLPTFSEHEPPVLGTADFFALNYYTSRKVKAERKCKKGMSMKNDRDVEEVFDPDWTICGVSWLAVVPCGLRKLLKYIKDTFRNPAVYITENGFSQVGPVVMEDAQRADFYKDTIQEVEKAIREDGVDVRGYFAWSLLDNFEWAEGFSNRFGLFHVDFSDAGRKRTMYRSGLEYAKLISKYKAVHPK; the protein is encoded by the exons ATGTTTCCGCGTGATGTTGCGTGGGGTGCAGCGACTGCAGCCTATCAAATTGAAG GTGGCTGGCACGCAGACGGCAAGGGTCCAAGTATCTGGGACACTTTCTGCCATGAGGGGAGAGTGTGTGGGGGGCAAACTGGCGATGTATCCTGCAACAGCTATGAATTGTGGGAAAAAGATTTGGCGTGCATCAGGCAGCTTGGACTGACCCATTATCGTCTGTCTCTGTCCTGGGCACGCCTCCTTCCTGATGGGACCACGGGGCATGTCAACCAAAAAG GTGTGCAGTACTACAACAAGGTCATTGATGATTTGCTGTCAAGTCACGTGCGCCCTTTGGTGACGTTGTACCACTTCGACCTGCCTCAAGCCCTCCAGGACCAAGGTGGATGGAAAGCGCCCCTCATGGCCGCCATATTTGACAGCTATGCCCGCTTTTGCTTCCAAACGTTCGGCGACCGCGTCAAACTTTGGCTCACTATCAACGAGCCGCACGTATGCGCCAAGCTGGGCCATGAGGACGCCGTCCACGCTCCGGGGATAAAAGAACCGGGAACAGCGGCATACCTGGTGGGCCACAACATGCTGCGAGCCCACGCCATGGCTTGGCACAGCTACCACTCCCTCTACAGGCCAACGCAAGGCGGAATGGTGTCGCTTGCGATCAATAGCGACTGGCTCGAGCCGCTACGCTCCGACTGCGCTGATGACGTCGCCGCTTCCAATCGCTGCCTAGTGTTCACTCTTGGATGGTTTGCCTGGCCGCTGTTTGTCACAGGGGATTATCCTGAAACGATGAGAGCTGCCATTGACGCTCAAAGCTGTAAGGTGGGATACAACGGCGACTCAAGACTTCCTACTTTCTCAGAACATGAACCTCCTGTGCTTGGCACTGCGGACTTCTTTGCCCTGAATTACTACACATCCCGAAAGGTCAAAGCTGAGAGGAAATGCAAGAAGGGGATGTCCATGAAGAACGACCGTGATGTGGAAGAAGTCTTTGATCCTGATTGGACTATTTGTGGAGTGTCATGGCTGGCTGTGGTGCCTTGTGGCTTACGGAAGCTCCTGAAATACATTAAG GACACTTTCCGTAACCCGGCGGTCTACATCACTGAAAACGGCTTCTCTCAAGTGGGACCGGTGGTAATGGAAGATGCTCAGCGTGCTGACTTTTACAAGGACACAATCCAGGAAGTGGAAAAAG CAATCAGAGAAGACGGCGTCGACGTCCGCGGATACTTTGCATGGTCGCTCCTGGACAACTTTGAATGGGCGGAAGGATTCAGCAACCGCTTCGGATTGTTCCACGTGGACTTTTCCGACGCGGGGAGGAAGCGGACGATGTACCGCTCAGGCTTGGAGTATGCAAAGCTAATCTCAAAATACAAAGCTGTGCACCCTAAATAA
- the LOC133560712 gene encoding cytosolic beta-glucosidase isoform X3, producing the protein MHVTKGGWHADGKGPSIWDTFCHEGRVCGGQTGDVSCNSYELWEKDLACIRQLGLTHYRLSLSWARLLPDGTTGHVNQKGVQYYNKVIDDLLSSHVRPLVTLYHFDLPQALQDQGGWKAPLMAAIFDSYARFCFQTFGDRVKLWLTINEPHVCAKLGHEDAVHAPGIKEPGTAAYLVGHNMLRAHAMAWHSYHSLYRPTQGGMVSLAINSDWLEPLRSDCADDVAASNRCLVFTLGWFAWPLFVTGDYPETMRAAIDAQSCKVGYNGDSRLPTFSEHEPPVLGTADFFALNYYTSRKVKAERKCKKGMSMKNDRDVEEVFDPDWTICGVSWLAVVPCGLRKLLKYIKDTFRNPAVYITENGFSQVGPVVMEDAQRADFYKDTIQEVEKAIREDGVDVRGYFAWSLLDNFEWAEGFSNRFGLFHVDFSDAGRKRTMYRSGLEYAKLISKYKAVHPK; encoded by the exons atgcatgttacaaaag GTGGCTGGCACGCAGACGGCAAGGGTCCAAGTATCTGGGACACTTTCTGCCATGAGGGGAGAGTGTGTGGGGGGCAAACTGGCGATGTATCCTGCAACAGCTATGAATTGTGGGAAAAAGATTTGGCGTGCATCAGGCAGCTTGGACTGACCCATTATCGTCTGTCTCTGTCCTGGGCACGCCTCCTTCCTGATGGGACCACGGGGCATGTCAACCAAAAAG GTGTGCAGTACTACAACAAGGTCATTGATGATTTGCTGTCAAGTCACGTGCGCCCTTTGGTGACGTTGTACCACTTCGACCTGCCTCAAGCCCTCCAGGACCAAGGTGGATGGAAAGCGCCCCTCATGGCCGCCATATTTGACAGCTATGCCCGCTTTTGCTTCCAAACGTTCGGCGACCGCGTCAAACTTTGGCTCACTATCAACGAGCCGCACGTATGCGCCAAGCTGGGCCATGAGGACGCCGTCCACGCTCCGGGGATAAAAGAACCGGGAACAGCGGCATACCTGGTGGGCCACAACATGCTGCGAGCCCACGCCATGGCTTGGCACAGCTACCACTCCCTCTACAGGCCAACGCAAGGCGGAATGGTGTCGCTTGCGATCAATAGCGACTGGCTCGAGCCGCTACGCTCCGACTGCGCTGATGACGTCGCCGCTTCCAATCGCTGCCTAGTGTTCACTCTTGGATGGTTTGCCTGGCCGCTGTTTGTCACAGGGGATTATCCTGAAACGATGAGAGCTGCCATTGACGCTCAAAGCTGTAAGGTGGGATACAACGGCGACTCAAGACTTCCTACTTTCTCAGAACATGAACCTCCTGTGCTTGGCACTGCGGACTTCTTTGCCCTGAATTACTACACATCCCGAAAGGTCAAAGCTGAGAGGAAATGCAAGAAGGGGATGTCCATGAAGAACGACCGTGATGTGGAAGAAGTCTTTGATCCTGATTGGACTATTTGTGGAGTGTCATGGCTGGCTGTGGTGCCTTGTGGCTTACGGAAGCTCCTGAAATACATTAAG GACACTTTCCGTAACCCGGCGGTCTACATCACTGAAAACGGCTTCTCTCAAGTGGGACCGGTGGTAATGGAAGATGCTCAGCGTGCTGACTTTTACAAGGACACAATCCAGGAAGTGGAAAAAG CAATCAGAGAAGACGGCGTCGACGTCCGCGGATACTTTGCATGGTCGCTCCTGGACAACTTTGAATGGGCGGAAGGATTCAGCAACCGCTTCGGATTGTTCCACGTGGACTTTTCCGACGCGGGGAGGAAGCGGACGATGTACCGCTCAGGCTTGGAGTATGCAAAGCTAATCTCAAAATACAAAGCTGTGCACCCTAAATAA